From the genome of Zalophus californianus isolate mZalCal1 chromosome 6, mZalCal1.pri.v2, whole genome shotgun sequence, one region includes:
- the NGRN gene encoding neugrin isoform X7, which produces MEPNTCKTSESEEDYVGEEKSEEECVQGEATIPSDSPQQELSKADYKEFGDGVPLSTVAKKIPKKIIAPTDSGDLEVGRRKRRRKRRPLAINLTNCKYESVRRAARMCGLKEVGEDEEWTVYWTDCSVSLERVMDMKRFQKINHFPGMTEICRKDLLARNLNRMQKLYPTEYNIFPRTWCLPADFGDFQSYGRQRKSRTYICKPDSGCQGRGIFITRNPREIKPGEHMICQQYISKPFLIDGFKFDMRIYVLITSCDPLRIFMYEEGLARFATVPYVEPSQSNLDDVCMHLTNYAINKHNENFVRDDAVGSKRKLSMLNTSLREHGYDPRELWGDIEDIIIKTIISAHSVLRHNYRTCFPQYLTGSTCACFEILGFDILLDHKLKPWLLEVNHSPSFTTDSRLDREVKDTLLCDTMTLVNLRGCDKRKVMEEDKRRVKERLFQCHQQPREARCSRREHIESSHAAILDQERYEDSHLGGYRRIYPGPDTEKYTPFFKHNGSLFQETAASKAREECARQQLEEIRLKQEQQETSGSKRRKENRDQNQGESAGEKSRSRARLQGLSTHLAYRNRIREKELLPVHLGTRHPQEIVEEEELERVKALLQRENLIRSLGIVEQLTCMLHPSHRGQKKLHEYRPRFHQDGLGRQELQSVSLVPLVLMRGAAKEQGRPHFLHPVRAHELIPRILGPLPAMNAAIPHHSWCHLQPKNFNWIGDPAAIGPCSPSMKTSGRRYFSSARVRLTSQGQASRRLEAINRALAGSVPSSLTPKQGYLLQPERVPSGSWTECALPSAADSEHRAPKARDLTLCPASAPLMLRTTALLDISHHRVNTLHTRCREGCAAHGFKPRYPAPGRKRERPAAIPASGPPVHFRPRPQTSGTACFGLPKAVVNMAVTLSFLLGVRHPETTEKSRPVPENSEANGSAGCPAQDPDVESHGTDPVFT; this is translated from the exons ATGGAGCCAAATACCTGCAAGACCAGCGAATCGGAGGAAGACTACGTTGGGGAAGAGAAATCCGAGGAGGAATGTGTTCAAGGGGAAGCTACCATCCCTTCTGACTCTCCTCAGCAGGAACTCTCAAAGGCTGACTATAAGGAATTTGGGGATGGAGTTCCCTTATCTACTGTGGccaagaaaattccaaagaaaatcATAGCCCCAACTGACTCAGGTGACTTAGAAgttgggaggagaaagagaaggcgGAAACGCAG ACCCCTGGCCATCAACCTGACCAACTGCAAGTATGAGAGCG TGCGTCGGGCAGCCCGAATGTGTGGcctgaaggaggtgggggaggacgAAGAATGGACTGTGTACTGGACAGACTGCTCTGTCTCACTGGAACGAGTCATGGACATGAAGAGGTTTCAG AAAATCAACCACTTCCCTGGAATGACAGAAATCTGCCGCAAAGATCTGCTGGCTCGGAACCTCAACCGCATGCAGAAACTCTATCCTACCGAGTACAACATCTTCCCCCGCACCTGGTGCCTCCCTGCAGA CTTTGGGGACTTCCAGTCCTATGGTCGTCAGCGAAAAAGCCGCACTTACATCTGCAAGCCAGACAGTGGCTGCCAGGGACGGGGCATCTTCATCACCCGAAATCCCCGGGAGATCAAGCCAGGAGAGCATATGATCTGCCAGCAATACATCTCCAAG CCCTTCCTCATTGATGGCTTCAAGTTTGATATGCGAATCTATGTCCTGATCACATCCTGTGACCCTCTTCGGATTTTCATGTATGAGGAGGGCCTGGCCCGCTTTGCCACTGTGCCCTACGTGGAGCCCAGCCAGAGCAACCTG GATGACGTCTGCATGCACCTGACCAACTATGCTATCAACAAACACAATGAGAATTTTGTCCGAGATGATGCTGTGGGCAGTAAGAG GAAGCTGTCAATGCTCAACACCTCGCTGCGAGAACATGGCTACGACCCCCGAGAGCTGTGGGGGGACATCGAGGACATCATCATCAAAACCATCATCTCAGCCCATTCTGTTCTTCGCCACAACTACCGAACCTGTTTTCCCCAATATCTGACTGGAAGTACATGTGCCTGTTTTGAGATCCTTGGTTTTGACATCTTGCTGGACCACAAGCTGAAGCCCTGGCTGCTGGAG GTAAACCACTCTCCAAGTTTCACCACCGACTCCCGCCTTGATCGAGAAGTGAAGGATACACTTCTCTGCGATACCATGACCCTTGTCAACCTCCGTGGCTGTGACAAAAGGAAGGTGATGGAGGAAGACAAGCGGCGAGTCAAGGAGCGGCTTTTCCAGTGCCACCAGCAGCCACGAGAAGCCAGGTGCTCCAG GCGAGAACACATTGAGTCGTCCCACGCAGCAATACTGGACCAGGAGCGCTATGAGGATTCCCACCTCGGGGGGTACCGGCGGATCTACCCTGGGCCTGACACGGAGAAGTACACACCTTTCTTCAAGCACAATGGCTCCCTTTTCCAGGAGACTGCTGCTTCCAAGGCCAGAGAAGAGTGTGCCAG GCAGCAACTGGAAGAGATCCGCCTTAAGCAGGAACAGCAGGAGACCTCAGGCAGTAAGAGGCGAAAGGAAAACAGGGACCAGAACCAGGGCGAATCAGCAGGGGAGAAGAGCCGATCCAGGGCCCGGCTCCAGGGACTTTCCACCCACTTGGCTTACCGGAACCGGATCCGGGAGAAAGAG CTGCTACCGGTACACCTGGGTACCAGGCATCCTCAGGAAATCGTGGAAGAAGAGGAGCTGGAGCGAGTGAAGGCCCTGCTACAAAGGGAGAATCTCATCCGAAGCCTCGGTATTGTAGAGCAGCTCACGTGCATGCTGCACCCCAGCCACCGGGGCCAGAAAAAACTTCATGAGTATCGG CCTAGATTTCACCAGGACGGGCTGGGCCGTCAAGAACTGCAATCTGTGAGTCTGGTCCCACTGGTCCTCATGAGAGGGGCCGCCAAAGAGCAGGGCCGCCCTCATTTCCTGCATCCAGTCCGGGCCCACGAATTGATCCCCAGGATCTTAGGGCCACTACCAGCCATGAACGCAGCAATTCCACATCATTCCTGGTGCCACCTACAGCCCAAGAACTTCAACTGGATAGGAGATCCAGCAGCCATCGGCCCCTGTTCACCGTCAATGAAGACATCTGGAAGGCGCTATTTTTCCAGTGCCAGAGTCAGGCTCACTAGCC AAGGCCAAGCCAGCAGAAGGCTAGAAGCCATAAACAGAGCCCTGGCAGGATCAGTGCCATCCTCTTTAACCCCAAAGCAGGGCTATCTTCTGCAACCAGAAAGAGTGCCAAGTGGCTCATGGACTGAATGCGCCTTGCCCTCCGCGGCAGACTCTGAACACAGAGCACCCAAGGCCCGGGATCTCACTCTCTGCCCTGCCTCTGCACCCCTGATGCTGCGCACCACCGCCCTCCTTGACATCAGCCACCATAG GGTCAATACTCTCCACACCCGCTGCCGGGAAGGGTGCGCCGCACACGGGTTCAAGCCCAGATATCCCGCCCCCGGCCGGAAGCGGGAAAGACCCGCGGCCATCCCTGCTTCCGGCCCGCCTGTCCActtccgcccccgcccccagactTCCGGTACTGCGTGTTTCGGGCTGCCGAAGGCTGTTGTGAACATGGCGGTTACTCTGAGCTTCTTGCTGGGCGTGCGT CACCCTGAAACGACAGAAAAAAGCCGCCCGGTTCCAGAAAATTCGGAGGCAAATGGAAGCGCCGGGTGCCCCGCCCAGGACCCTGACGTGGAAAGCCATGGAACAGATCCG
- the NGRN gene encoding neugrin isoform X5, whose product MEPNTCKTSESEEDYVGEEKSEEECVQGEATIPSDSPQQELSKADYKEFGDGVPLSTVAKKIPKKIIAPTDSGDLEVGRRKRRRKRRPLAINLTNCKYESVRRAARMCGLKEVGEDEEWTVYWTDCSVSLERVMDMKRFQKINHFPGMTEICRKDLLARNLNRMQKLYPTEYNIFPRTWCLPADFGDFQSYGRQRKSRTYICKPDSGCQGRGIFITRNPREIKPGEHMICQQYISKPFLIDGFKFDMRIYVLITSCDPLRIFMYEEGLARFATVPYVEPSQSNLDDVCMHLTNYAINKHNENFVRDDAVGSKRKLSMLNTSLREHGYDPRELWGDIEDIIIKTIISAHSVLRHNYRTCFPQYLTGSTCACFEILGFDILLDHKLKPWLLEVNHSPSFTTDSRLDREVKDTLLCDTMTLVNLRGCDKRKVMEEDKRRVKERLFQCHQQPREARCSRREHIESSHAAILDQERYEDSHLGGYRRIYPGPDTEKYTPFFKHNGSLFQETAASKAREECARQQLEEIRLKQEQQETSGSKRRKENRDQNQGESAGEKSRSRARLQGLSTHLAYRNRIREKELLPVHLGTRHPQEIVEEEELERVKALLQRENLIRSLGIVEQLTCMLHPSHRGQKKLHEYRPRFHQDGLGRQELQSVSLVPLVLMRGAAKEQGRPHFLHPVRAHELIPRILGPLPAMNAAIPHHSWCHLQPKNFNWIGDPAAIGPCSPSMKTSGRRYFSSARVRLTSQGQASRRLEAINRALAGSVPSSLTPKQGYLLQPERVPSGSWTECALPSAADSEHRAPKARDLTLCPASAPLMLRTTALLDISHHRVNTLHTRCREGCAAHGFKPRYPAPGRKRERPAAIPASGPPVHFRPRPQTSGTACFGLPKAVVNMAVTLSFLLGVRVRAAVARCGFATRGVADPGSLGREPDPDSDWEPEERELQEVESTLKRQKKAARFQKIRRQMEAPGAPPRTLTWKAMEQIRCRSSDCLHYRDSLLPDFSISSPATENCPRIELQNEKLLVAFHCLKSFLYLHMVCHSLCVLNCNSSIFEYTHLKILPWGRLGGSVG is encoded by the exons ATGGAGCCAAATACCTGCAAGACCAGCGAATCGGAGGAAGACTACGTTGGGGAAGAGAAATCCGAGGAGGAATGTGTTCAAGGGGAAGCTACCATCCCTTCTGACTCTCCTCAGCAGGAACTCTCAAAGGCTGACTATAAGGAATTTGGGGATGGAGTTCCCTTATCTACTGTGGccaagaaaattccaaagaaaatcATAGCCCCAACTGACTCAGGTGACTTAGAAgttgggaggagaaagagaaggcgGAAACGCAG ACCCCTGGCCATCAACCTGACCAACTGCAAGTATGAGAGCG TGCGTCGGGCAGCCCGAATGTGTGGcctgaaggaggtgggggaggacgAAGAATGGACTGTGTACTGGACAGACTGCTCTGTCTCACTGGAACGAGTCATGGACATGAAGAGGTTTCAG AAAATCAACCACTTCCCTGGAATGACAGAAATCTGCCGCAAAGATCTGCTGGCTCGGAACCTCAACCGCATGCAGAAACTCTATCCTACCGAGTACAACATCTTCCCCCGCACCTGGTGCCTCCCTGCAGA CTTTGGGGACTTCCAGTCCTATGGTCGTCAGCGAAAAAGCCGCACTTACATCTGCAAGCCAGACAGTGGCTGCCAGGGACGGGGCATCTTCATCACCCGAAATCCCCGGGAGATCAAGCCAGGAGAGCATATGATCTGCCAGCAATACATCTCCAAG CCCTTCCTCATTGATGGCTTCAAGTTTGATATGCGAATCTATGTCCTGATCACATCCTGTGACCCTCTTCGGATTTTCATGTATGAGGAGGGCCTGGCCCGCTTTGCCACTGTGCCCTACGTGGAGCCCAGCCAGAGCAACCTG GATGACGTCTGCATGCACCTGACCAACTATGCTATCAACAAACACAATGAGAATTTTGTCCGAGATGATGCTGTGGGCAGTAAGAG GAAGCTGTCAATGCTCAACACCTCGCTGCGAGAACATGGCTACGACCCCCGAGAGCTGTGGGGGGACATCGAGGACATCATCATCAAAACCATCATCTCAGCCCATTCTGTTCTTCGCCACAACTACCGAACCTGTTTTCCCCAATATCTGACTGGAAGTACATGTGCCTGTTTTGAGATCCTTGGTTTTGACATCTTGCTGGACCACAAGCTGAAGCCCTGGCTGCTGGAG GTAAACCACTCTCCAAGTTTCACCACCGACTCCCGCCTTGATCGAGAAGTGAAGGATACACTTCTCTGCGATACCATGACCCTTGTCAACCTCCGTGGCTGTGACAAAAGGAAGGTGATGGAGGAAGACAAGCGGCGAGTCAAGGAGCGGCTTTTCCAGTGCCACCAGCAGCCACGAGAAGCCAGGTGCTCCAG GCGAGAACACATTGAGTCGTCCCACGCAGCAATACTGGACCAGGAGCGCTATGAGGATTCCCACCTCGGGGGGTACCGGCGGATCTACCCTGGGCCTGACACGGAGAAGTACACACCTTTCTTCAAGCACAATGGCTCCCTTTTCCAGGAGACTGCTGCTTCCAAGGCCAGAGAAGAGTGTGCCAG GCAGCAACTGGAAGAGATCCGCCTTAAGCAGGAACAGCAGGAGACCTCAGGCAGTAAGAGGCGAAAGGAAAACAGGGACCAGAACCAGGGCGAATCAGCAGGGGAGAAGAGCCGATCCAGGGCCCGGCTCCAGGGACTTTCCACCCACTTGGCTTACCGGAACCGGATCCGGGAGAAAGAG CTGCTACCGGTACACCTGGGTACCAGGCATCCTCAGGAAATCGTGGAAGAAGAGGAGCTGGAGCGAGTGAAGGCCCTGCTACAAAGGGAGAATCTCATCCGAAGCCTCGGTATTGTAGAGCAGCTCACGTGCATGCTGCACCCCAGCCACCGGGGCCAGAAAAAACTTCATGAGTATCGG CCTAGATTTCACCAGGACGGGCTGGGCCGTCAAGAACTGCAATCTGTGAGTCTGGTCCCACTGGTCCTCATGAGAGGGGCCGCCAAAGAGCAGGGCCGCCCTCATTTCCTGCATCCAGTCCGGGCCCACGAATTGATCCCCAGGATCTTAGGGCCACTACCAGCCATGAACGCAGCAATTCCACATCATTCCTGGTGCCACCTACAGCCCAAGAACTTCAACTGGATAGGAGATCCAGCAGCCATCGGCCCCTGTTCACCGTCAATGAAGACATCTGGAAGGCGCTATTTTTCCAGTGCCAGAGTCAGGCTCACTAGCC AAGGCCAAGCCAGCAGAAGGCTAGAAGCCATAAACAGAGCCCTGGCAGGATCAGTGCCATCCTCTTTAACCCCAAAGCAGGGCTATCTTCTGCAACCAGAAAGAGTGCCAAGTGGCTCATGGACTGAATGCGCCTTGCCCTCCGCGGCAGACTCTGAACACAGAGCACCCAAGGCCCGGGATCTCACTCTCTGCCCTGCCTCTGCACCCCTGATGCTGCGCACCACCGCCCTCCTTGACATCAGCCACCATAG GGTCAATACTCTCCACACCCGCTGCCGGGAAGGGTGCGCCGCACACGGGTTCAAGCCCAGATATCCCGCCCCCGGCCGGAAGCGGGAAAGACCCGCGGCCATCCCTGCTTCCGGCCCGCCTGTCCActtccgcccccgcccccagactTCCGGTACTGCGTGTTTCGGGCTGCCGAAGGCTGTTGTGAACATGGCGGTTACTCTGAGCTTCTTGCTGGGCGTGCGTGTACGTGCTGCTGTTGCTCGCTGTGGGTTCGCGACCCGGGGGGTGGCAGACCCCGGCTCTCTCGGCCGCGAGCCGGACCCCGATTCCGACTGGGAGCCGGAGGAGCGGGAGCTGCAGGAGGTGGAGAG CACCCTGAAACGACAGAAAAAAGCCGCCCGGTTCCAGAAAATTCGGAGGCAAATGGAAGCGCCGGGTGCCCCGCCCAGGACCCTGACGTGGAAAGCCATGGAACAGATCCG
- the NGRN gene encoding neugrin isoform X6, translating into MEPNTCKTSESEEDYVGEEKSEEECVQGEATIPSDSPQQELSKADYKEFGDGVPLSTVAKKIPKKIIAPTDSGDLEVGRRKRRRKRRPLAINLTNCKYESVRRAARMCGLKEVGEDEEWTVYWTDCSVSLERVMDMKRFQKINHFPGMTEICRKDLLARNLNRMQKLYPTEYNIFPRTWCLPADFGDFQSYGRQRKSRTYICKPDSGCQGRGIFITRNPREIKPGEHMICQQYISKPFLIDGFKFDMRIYVLITSCDPLRIFMYEEGLARFATVPYVEPSQSNLDDVCMHLTNYAINKHNENFVRDDAVGSKRKLSMLNTSLREHGYDPRELWGDIEDIIIKTIISAHSVLRHNYRTCFPQYLTGSTCACFEILGFDILLDHKLKPWLLEVNHSPSFTTDSRLDREVKDTLLCDTMTLVNLRGCDKRKVMEEDKRRVKERLFQCHQQPREARCSRREHIESSHAAILDQERYEDSHLGGYRRIYPGPDTEKYTPFFKHNGSLFQETAASKAREECARQQLEEIRLKQEQQETSGSKRRKENRDQNQGESAGEKSRSRARLQGLSTHLAYRNRIREKELLPVHLGTRHPQEIVEEEELERVKALLQRENLIRSLGIVEQLTCMLHPSHRGQKKLHEYRPRFHQDGLGRQELQSVSLVPLVLMRGAAKEQGRPHFLHPVRAHELIPRILGPLPAMNAAIPHHSWCHLQPKNFNWIGDPAAIGPCSPSMKTSGRRYFSSARVRLTSQGQASRRLEAINRALAGSVPSSLTPKQGYLLQPERVPSGSWTECALPSAADSEHRAPKARDLTLCPASAPLMLRTTALLDISHHRVNTLHTRCREGCAAHGFKPRYPAPGRKRERPAAIPASGPPVHFRPRPQTSGTACFGLPKAVVNMAVTLSFLLGVRHPETTEKSRPVPENSEANGSAGCPAQDPDVESHGTDPLPQFRLPALPGQPLA; encoded by the exons ATGGAGCCAAATACCTGCAAGACCAGCGAATCGGAGGAAGACTACGTTGGGGAAGAGAAATCCGAGGAGGAATGTGTTCAAGGGGAAGCTACCATCCCTTCTGACTCTCCTCAGCAGGAACTCTCAAAGGCTGACTATAAGGAATTTGGGGATGGAGTTCCCTTATCTACTGTGGccaagaaaattccaaagaaaatcATAGCCCCAACTGACTCAGGTGACTTAGAAgttgggaggagaaagagaaggcgGAAACGCAG ACCCCTGGCCATCAACCTGACCAACTGCAAGTATGAGAGCG TGCGTCGGGCAGCCCGAATGTGTGGcctgaaggaggtgggggaggacgAAGAATGGACTGTGTACTGGACAGACTGCTCTGTCTCACTGGAACGAGTCATGGACATGAAGAGGTTTCAG AAAATCAACCACTTCCCTGGAATGACAGAAATCTGCCGCAAAGATCTGCTGGCTCGGAACCTCAACCGCATGCAGAAACTCTATCCTACCGAGTACAACATCTTCCCCCGCACCTGGTGCCTCCCTGCAGA CTTTGGGGACTTCCAGTCCTATGGTCGTCAGCGAAAAAGCCGCACTTACATCTGCAAGCCAGACAGTGGCTGCCAGGGACGGGGCATCTTCATCACCCGAAATCCCCGGGAGATCAAGCCAGGAGAGCATATGATCTGCCAGCAATACATCTCCAAG CCCTTCCTCATTGATGGCTTCAAGTTTGATATGCGAATCTATGTCCTGATCACATCCTGTGACCCTCTTCGGATTTTCATGTATGAGGAGGGCCTGGCCCGCTTTGCCACTGTGCCCTACGTGGAGCCCAGCCAGAGCAACCTG GATGACGTCTGCATGCACCTGACCAACTATGCTATCAACAAACACAATGAGAATTTTGTCCGAGATGATGCTGTGGGCAGTAAGAG GAAGCTGTCAATGCTCAACACCTCGCTGCGAGAACATGGCTACGACCCCCGAGAGCTGTGGGGGGACATCGAGGACATCATCATCAAAACCATCATCTCAGCCCATTCTGTTCTTCGCCACAACTACCGAACCTGTTTTCCCCAATATCTGACTGGAAGTACATGTGCCTGTTTTGAGATCCTTGGTTTTGACATCTTGCTGGACCACAAGCTGAAGCCCTGGCTGCTGGAG GTAAACCACTCTCCAAGTTTCACCACCGACTCCCGCCTTGATCGAGAAGTGAAGGATACACTTCTCTGCGATACCATGACCCTTGTCAACCTCCGTGGCTGTGACAAAAGGAAGGTGATGGAGGAAGACAAGCGGCGAGTCAAGGAGCGGCTTTTCCAGTGCCACCAGCAGCCACGAGAAGCCAGGTGCTCCAG GCGAGAACACATTGAGTCGTCCCACGCAGCAATACTGGACCAGGAGCGCTATGAGGATTCCCACCTCGGGGGGTACCGGCGGATCTACCCTGGGCCTGACACGGAGAAGTACACACCTTTCTTCAAGCACAATGGCTCCCTTTTCCAGGAGACTGCTGCTTCCAAGGCCAGAGAAGAGTGTGCCAG GCAGCAACTGGAAGAGATCCGCCTTAAGCAGGAACAGCAGGAGACCTCAGGCAGTAAGAGGCGAAAGGAAAACAGGGACCAGAACCAGGGCGAATCAGCAGGGGAGAAGAGCCGATCCAGGGCCCGGCTCCAGGGACTTTCCACCCACTTGGCTTACCGGAACCGGATCCGGGAGAAAGAG CTGCTACCGGTACACCTGGGTACCAGGCATCCTCAGGAAATCGTGGAAGAAGAGGAGCTGGAGCGAGTGAAGGCCCTGCTACAAAGGGAGAATCTCATCCGAAGCCTCGGTATTGTAGAGCAGCTCACGTGCATGCTGCACCCCAGCCACCGGGGCCAGAAAAAACTTCATGAGTATCGG CCTAGATTTCACCAGGACGGGCTGGGCCGTCAAGAACTGCAATCTGTGAGTCTGGTCCCACTGGTCCTCATGAGAGGGGCCGCCAAAGAGCAGGGCCGCCCTCATTTCCTGCATCCAGTCCGGGCCCACGAATTGATCCCCAGGATCTTAGGGCCACTACCAGCCATGAACGCAGCAATTCCACATCATTCCTGGTGCCACCTACAGCCCAAGAACTTCAACTGGATAGGAGATCCAGCAGCCATCGGCCCCTGTTCACCGTCAATGAAGACATCTGGAAGGCGCTATTTTTCCAGTGCCAGAGTCAGGCTCACTAGCC AAGGCCAAGCCAGCAGAAGGCTAGAAGCCATAAACAGAGCCCTGGCAGGATCAGTGCCATCCTCTTTAACCCCAAAGCAGGGCTATCTTCTGCAACCAGAAAGAGTGCCAAGTGGCTCATGGACTGAATGCGCCTTGCCCTCCGCGGCAGACTCTGAACACAGAGCACCCAAGGCCCGGGATCTCACTCTCTGCCCTGCCTCTGCACCCCTGATGCTGCGCACCACCGCCCTCCTTGACATCAGCCACCATAG GGTCAATACTCTCCACACCCGCTGCCGGGAAGGGTGCGCCGCACACGGGTTCAAGCCCAGATATCCCGCCCCCGGCCGGAAGCGGGAAAGACCCGCGGCCATCCCTGCTTCCGGCCCGCCTGTCCActtccgcccccgcccccagactTCCGGTACTGCGTGTTTCGGGCTGCCGAAGGCTGTTGTGAACATGGCGGTTACTCTGAGCTTCTTGCTGGGCGTGCGT CACCCTGAAACGACAGAAAAAAGCCGCCCGGTTCCAGAAAATTCGGAGGCAAATGGAAGCGCCGGGTGCCCCGCCCAGGACCCTGACGTGGAAAGCCATGGAACAGATCCG